A region of the Gemmatimonas sp. UBA7669 genome:
CAATACCCTGCGGGTTGGTGGTCGCACCGGCCGCGCTCACTTCACCGCCCCCAGCCACCACCGAGAAGAACACCGTGACGCCGTTGACCGGGTTGTTGAAGCGGTCGCGCACGATGACCGACGGAGCCGTGGCCACCGTCGCGCCGGCAGCCGCGGTCTGATTGTCGCCGCCGTTGACCGCCACGATCGCCGGCGCACCCGCCGTGGCCGTCGCGGTGAACGTGGCTGCCGTGGACACGCCAGGGACCGAGGCGGTCACCCGCTGCGTGCCGGCGCCGCTGCCAAGCCGCCAGCGCGTGCTGGCATTGCCGTTGTTGTCCGTCGTATCGACAGCCGGCGTGACCGTGCCGGCGCCTTCGGCCACCGTGAACGTGACGACAACGCCACCGACGGGCGAACCGCCGTTGTCGGTGACGCGGACCTCGAGGGGATCAGGGAGCAGCTCGCCAACGGTGCCAACCACGGTGCCGCTGCTGATGACGGCGACGGTGGCAGGTTGGCGCGGGCCGTCGTCGCCGTTACAGGCAGCGAGCAGGGCCGAGAGCGAGAGGGCCAGAACTGGCCATGAACGAGTCGCGCGTCTCATGAGAGGGGGCAATGGGGTGGAGAAGGGCGTCCACCGACGTACACTCGTAGCGCCGGCCACCAGCACTGTGTGTTACCCGCTGAGTGGTGGGACTTGTGACACTAACTGTCAGTTTGCCGGGAGAAAAGAGTTTCGCGGCGATTGACCTGTGTGATGGGTCACGCTTGGGTGTGTTTTTGCGGGAACTCCGGTTGGGCTTGGATCCGAGGGGTCTGAGGATCGGAGGAACTGAAGGTGTGAGGATAGGAGGATCCGAGGATTGGAGAGGCGGGCCCGGGGGGCATGACTGGTCGAATGCCCCCCGGGCCCGCCCCTCTGATCCTTGTATCCAGCAGGGACCTGATCGATCGATAGATCTGAGTGGGTGGGTAGCTCGTTTGATCCTCGGTGTACCACACCGTATTGGAGCTCGAGCCCCACCCTGGTGATCCGCAAGCCCGTACAGCTGCTCGGGGCCGCGCTGCGAGCCCGCATACAAGGTGGGGTCTGCCGATCCGATCGTTCCTGCGCCCTCTCACCGGACCGGGTCATGTTTATCGGCATTGATGTCGCGAAAGACACGTTGGTCGTGGCGGCGCGCCCGACCGGCACGTTGGAAACGGTGGCCAATAGTGCGGCCGGCCTGCAGCCGCTCCTCACGACGTGGCGCGCACACCCGCCCACGTTGATCGTGGTGGAAGCGACGGGCGGCTATGAAGTGCTCGTAGTGCTCACCCTATCGTTGGCCGGCCTCCCGGTGTCCGTGGTCAATCCGCGGCAGGTGCGCGACTTCGCCAAGGGCACGGGCCAGTTGGCCAAGACCGATGCCATCGACGCGCACGTGTTGGCGCACTTTGGCGAGCTGATGCAGCCGCCGGTGCGCCCGCTCGCGGATGCGGAGACGCGCGCCCTTGAGGCCCTCGTGGCGCGGCGCGAGCAACTGCGCCTCATGCTCGAGGCCGAGCGGCAGCGCCTCACGCAACCGGC
Encoded here:
- a CDS encoding IS110 family transposase, with amino-acid sequence MFIGIDVAKDTLVVAARPTGTLETVANSAAGLQPLLTTWRAHPPTLIVVEATGGYEVLVVLTLSLAGLPVSVVNPRQVRDFAKGTGQLAKTDAIDAHVLAHFGELMQPPVRPLADAETRALEALVARREQLRLMLEAERQRLTQPAAHAPAVRTSLEHTIAFLQQQLAHTDDEIGTAVAAHPVWAARSALLQSVPGVGPMIAQALLGWLPELGHLTRQQIGKLVGVAPFNRDSGRYRGTRRIAGGRAAVRAKLYMGALVAVGRVQSFV